The DNA window CGGTGCGCGCCGCGGTAGATGGGCACGTCGGTGCGTCCGGCGACGGTAAGCACCTGGGCCGCGTTGCGTGTGACTTTGTCGATGGTGTGGTTGCCGCCCACCGTCGTTAAGCAAAGCAGCTCAATCGACGGGTCGCCGAGCGCGAGCAGAATAGCGACTGCATCATCATGGCCCGGGTCACAGTCAAGAATAATTTTACGCACGGTTGGCCTCCTCAGCGGCGATGGTGTCGGGCAGATCCTGCGGGCGCGGGATCAGGAAGGAAGTGCAGAACGCGGCAATCAGCAGCACCAGGCCCGCGATCATGCCGGCGCGGTAGCCGCCGCCCTGGTCCGCGAACGAGGTGACCACCGCGAAGATGACGGTGAACGAGATGCCGGCGCCGAGGTTGAACGCGCCCGCGTTCAGGCCCGGCAGGTAGCCCTGGTTGTACTTCGGCGCGAGCGTGACGTGCAGCGAGCCAAGCATGATGTTGGCGATGCCCGCGTACGTGATACCCGCGGCGATGGAAAGCAGCAGCAGAAGCACCGGCGTCGGGTTGCCCACGATGAAAATCCCCATGAGCACCGACAGTGCCGCCCCACCGATGCCGATCTTCAGCACCAGGTTGTAGCCCAGTCGGCCGGCGAGGAAACCGGCCAACGGCCCGACGACAAGCCCGGCGATGGCGTATGGCGTAAGCGTCCAGAAGGAGACGGTGCCGGCCGACAGGCCGGGGCCGTGCACCTGGTCCTGGGCCAGGTTGGGCACCAGGCCGTTCATCACGGCGAAGATACCGGTCATGGTGAGCGTGGTGGTGGTCAACAGCGCCCAGGTACGACGCTGCTTGATTAGGTCGGGCTGCACCAGCGGGTGGTGGGTGGAGTGCTCGGCGCGCCAGAAGACCACGAGCGCGGCCGCGCCGATGGCCAGCAGGATGATCACCATGAACCAGTTGGCCTCGGCGAGCGCGCCGGCCTCGTTGAAGGCGGTAAGGATCGTGCCGATCGCCACGACGAGCCAGGCCACCCCCTTCCAGTCCATCGGCTGCAGCTCGTTGGACTTCGTCTCCGCCACCCCGTAGCGGATGGTAAAGACCGCGGCGAGTGCGAACGCGCCGATCACCCAGAACAGGGAGCGGAACCCGAAGGCGGCGGTGAGCCAGCCGCCGAGGATGGCGTCCACGCCCGCGATGCCGCCGTTAATGGAGGTCAAAA is part of the Corynebacterium imitans genome and encodes:
- a CDS encoding MFS transporter; protein product: MTSGIDNAQVPAPGQKLPSSQVWPLMLALLTAVFAFQLNASMLAPALATMQVELDATASQIGMTQTAFFTAAALFSLFMPRWGDLIGRRKVLVGMMAVTVVGSIIAALSVNVTMLFIGRVVQGVSGPTVALTSVMLRQAVRDEKQFAFLVGILTSINGGIAGVDAILGGWLTAAFGFRSLFWVIGAFALAAVFTIRYGVAETKSNELQPMDWKGVAWLVVAIGTILTAFNEAGALAEANWFMVIILLAIGAAALVVFWRAEHSTHHPLVQPDLIKQRRTWALLTTTTLTMTGIFAVMNGLVPNLAQDQVHGPGLSAGTVSFWTLTPYAIAGLVVGPLAGFLAGRLGYNLVLKIGIGGAALSVLMGIFIVGNPTPVLLLLLSIAAGITYAGIANIMLGSLHVTLAPKYNQGYLPGLNAGAFNLGAGISFTVIFAVVTSFADQGGGYRAGMIAGLVLLIAAFCTSFLIPRPQDLPDTIAAEEANRA